From the Sebastes fasciatus isolate fSebFas1 chromosome 3, fSebFas1.pri, whole genome shotgun sequence genome, one window contains:
- the LOC141765393 gene encoding E3 ubiquitin-protein ligase TRIM21-like: MIQKRRLKIQEIKHSVDLSEEDADREIAEGVQVFTALKESVERGQAKLINTIKEKQKTTEKQAEAFIKELEQEISELTKRRTEVEQLSRSEDQLHLLQSVQSLKAAPSTKDWTEVSVRPSYEGTVVKAVAQLEETLSKEMKKLVAEPDLKRIQQYAVDVTLDPYTAYPDLILSDDGKQVRFGKVKNNLPNNPERFSDSACVLGKQSFTSGRFHFEVKVKGKTDWDLGVARESINRKGEFTLSPEDGYWTICLRNGYKYEACDDCSVSLSLKSRPQKVGVFVDYEEGLVSFYDVGAAALIYSFTGCCFTEKLFPYFSPGLNDRGKNSAPLIISPVGVTK; the protein is encoded by the coding sequence atgatccagaagagacgactgaagattcaggagatcAAACACTCGGTTGACctcagtgaggaagatgcagacagagagatagcagaaggTGTCCAGGTCTTCACtgctctgaaggagtctgttgagAGAGGCCAGGCCAAACTCATCAACacgatcaaagagaagcagaaaacaacagaaaaacaggccgaagctttcatcaaagagctggaacaggaaatctctgagctgacgaagagaaggactgaagtggagcagctctcacgctctgaagaccaactccatcttctccagagtGTCCAGTCCCTGAAAGCTGCTCCATCCACCAAGGACTGGACAGAGGTCAGCGTCCGTCCATCATATGAGGGGACTGTGGTGAAAGCTGtggctcagctggaggagacactcagtaaggagatgaagaagctggTCGCTGAGCCAGACCTGAAGAGGATCCAGCAGTATGCAGTGGATGTGACACTTGATCCTTATACAGCTTATCCTgatctcatcctgtctgatgatgggAAACAAGTACGTTTTGGTAAGGTAAAAAATAATCTCCCAAACAACCCAGAGAGATTTTCTGACAGTGCTTGTGTTTTAGGAAAGCAGAGTTTCACTTCAGGCAGATTTCACTTTGAGGTTAAAGTTAAAGGAAAGACTGACTGGGACttaggagtggccagagagtcAATCAACAGGAAGGGAGAATTCACACTGAGCCCTGAGGACGGTTACTGGACTATATGTTTGAGAAATGGATATAAGTATGAAGCTTGTGATGACTGTtcagtcagtctctctctgaagtctcggcctcagaaggtgggggtgtttgtggattatgaggagggtctggtctccttttatgacgtaggtgctgcagctcttatctactcctttactggctgctgcttcactgagaaactcttcccataCTTCAGTCCTGGTCTTAATGACCGTGGTAAAAACTCTGCtcctctgatcatctctcctgttggagtaactaaataa
- the LOC141764566 gene encoding E3 ubiquitin-protein ligase TRIM21-like encodes MAAANYLRSEDQFLCSICLDVFTDPVAIPCGHNFCKNCITEHWNSSDQFLCPMCKKVFNTRPELHVNTFISEMVVQFRQSAQQKASSSSSEQQVSKPGEVPCDVCTGTKLKALKSCLVCLASYCETHLEPHLTMSGLNRHQLIDPVENLEERMCTKHDKPLELFCKTDQTCVCMLCLVLDHKMHNVVPLKEEYEGKKAELGKTEAEIQQMIQKRRLKIQEIKHSVDLSEEDADREIAEGVQVFTALKESVERGQANLINTIKEKQKTTEKQAEAFIKELEQEISELTKRRTEVEQLSRSEDQLHLLQSVQSLKAAPPTKDWTEVSIRPSYEGTVGRAVAQLDETLSKDMKKLLEDEMKRVQQYAVDVTLDHDTAHPQLILSNDGKQVRPGKVKKNLPNNPERFSDCIFVLGKQSFSSGRFYFEVQVKGKTDWNLGVARESINRKGNITVSPQNGYWTVWLTNGNEYKAATSPSVSLSLKSRPQKVGVFVDYEKGLVSFYDVDAAALIYSFTGCCFTEKLFPYFCPCLNEGRKNSGPMIISPVGVN; translated from the coding sequence atggCTGCTGCAAACTATCTGCGAtctgaagatcagtttctgtgctccatctgtctggatgtgttcactgatccagtcgctataccatgtggacacaacttctgcaaaaactgcatcACTGAACACTGGAATAGTAGTGACCAGTTCCTCTGTCCGATGTGTAAAAAGGTTTTCAACACAAGACCTGAGCTGCACGTCAACAccttcatctctgagatggttgttcagttcagacagtcagctcaacagaaagccagcagcagcagctcagagcaacaagtgtccaaaccaggagaagttccctgtgacgtctgcactggaaccaaactgaaggccctgaagtcctgcctggtgtgtctggcctcctactgtgagactcacctggagcctcatctgacGATGTCAGGCCTGAATAGACATCAGCTGATTgaccctgtggagaacctggaagagaggatgtgtacgaagcacgataaacctctggagctgttctgtaagaccgaccagacatgtgtctgcatgctctgcCTCGTTCTAGACCACAAGATGCATAATGttgttcctctgaaagaagaatatgaaggaaagaaggccgagctggggaagacagaggctgaaattcagcagatgatccagaagagacgactgaagattcaggagatcaaacactcagtcgacctcagtgaggaagatgcagacagagagatagcagaaggtgttcaggtcttcactgctctgaaggagtctgttgagAGAGGCCAGGCCAATCTCATCAACacgatcaaagagaagcagaaaacaacagaaaaacaggccgaagctttcatcaaagagctggaacaggaaatctctgagctgacgaagagaaggactgaagtggagcagctctcacgctctgaagaccaactccatcttctccagagtgtccagtccctgaaagctgctccacccacCAAGGACTGGACAGAGGTCAGCATCCGTCCATCATATGAGGGGACTGTGGGGAGAGCTGTGGCTCAGCTGGATGAGACACTCAGTAAAGATATGAAGAAGCTGCTTGAAGATGAGATGAAGAGGGTCCAGCAGTATGCAGTGGATGTGACACTTGATCATGATACAGCTCATCCCCAACTCATCCTGTCTAATGATGGGAAACAAGTACGTCCTGGTAAGGTAAAGAAGAATCTCCCAAACAACCCAGAGAGATTTTCtgattgtatttttgttttgggaaagcagagtttctcttcaggcaGATTTTACTTCGAGGTTCAAGTTAAAGGAAAGACTGACTGGAATttaggagtggccagagagtcgatcaacaggaagggaaACATCACAGTGAGCCCTCAGAATGGTTACTGGACTGTATGGTTGACAAATGGAAATGAGTACAAAGCTGCTACTAGCCCTtcagtcagtctctctctgaagtctcggcctcagaaggtgggggtgtttgtggattatgagaagggtctggtctccttttatgacgtagatgctgcagctcttatctactcctttactggctgctgcttcactgagaaactctttcCATACTTCTGTCCTTGTCTTAATGAAGGTCGTAAAAACTCTGGCCCTATGATCATCTCTCCTGTTGGAGTAAATTAA
- the LOC141765394 gene encoding E3 ubiquitin-protein ligase TRIM21-like, with amino-acid sequence MAAANYLRSEDQFLCSICLDVFTDPVSTSCGHNFCKNCITEHWNTSDRCLCPMCKKVFNTRPELHVNTFISEMVVQFRQSAQQKTSSSSSEQQVSKPGEVPCDVCTGTKLNALKSCLVCLASYCETHLEPHLTMSGLKRHQLIDPVENLEGRMCTKYDKPLELFCKTDQTCVCMLCHVVDHKMHDVVPLKEEYEGKKAKLGKTEAEIQQMIQKRRLKIQEIKHSVDLSEEDADREIAEGVQVFTALKESVERGQANLIDTIKEKQRATEKQAEAFIKELEQEITELTKRRTEVEQLSRSEDHLHLLQSVQSLKAAPPTKDWTEVSVRPSSYEGTVRRAVAQLEETLSKEMKKLVAEAELKRIQQYAVDVTLDLDTAHCDLILSDDGKQVNDSDVRKNVPDNPKRFSNWACVLGKQSCSSGRFYFEVQVKGKTKWALGVVKESINRKGVIPLNPHYSYWTIMLRNVNEFKAFDVLPVSLSLKSRPQKVGVFVDYEEGLVSFYNVDAAALIYSFTGCCFTEKLFPYFCPALNDGGKNSAPLIISPVNQAE; translated from the coding sequence ATGGCTGCTGCAAACTATCTGCGAtctgaagatcagtttctgtgctccatctgtctggatgtgttcactgatccagtcagcacatcatgtggacacaacttctgcaaaaactgcatcACTGAACACTGGAATACTAGTGACAGGTGCCTGTGTCCAATGTGTAAAAAGGTTTTCAACACAAGACCTGAACTGCACGTCAACACTTTCATCTCTGAGATGgttgttcagttcagacagtcagctcaacagaaaaccagcagcagcagctcagagcaacaagtgtccaaaccaggagaagttccttgtgacgtctgcactggaaccaaactgaatgccctgaagtcctgcctggtgtgtctggcctcctactgtgagactcacctggagcctcatctgacaATGTCAGGgctgaaaagacatcagctgatcgaccctgtggagaacctggaaggcaggatgtgtacgaagtacgataaacctctggagctgttctgtaagaccgaccagacatgtgtctgcatgctctgTCATGTTGTAGACCACAAGATGCATGATGTCGTTCCTCtgaaagaagaatatgaaggaaagaaggccaagctggggaagacagaggctgaaatccagcagatgatccagaagagacgactgaagattcaggagatcaaacactcagttgacctcagtgaggaagatgcagacagagagatagcagaaggtgttcaggtcttcactgctctgaaggagtctgttgagAGAGGCCAGGCCAATCTCATCGACacgatcaaagagaagcagagagcaacagaaaaacaggccgaagctttcatcaaagagctggaacaggaaatcaCTGAGCTGACGAAGAGAAGGACTGAAGTGGAGCAGCTCTCACGCTCTGAAGaccatctccatcttctccagagtgtccagtccctgaaagctgctccacccacCAAGGACTGGACAGAGGTCAGCGTCCGTCCATCATCATATGAGGGGACTGTGAGGAGAGCTGtggctcagctggaggagacactcagtaaagagatgaagaagctggTCGCTGAGGCTGAACTGAAGAGGATCCAGCAGTATGCAGTAGATGTGACTCTTGATCTTGATACAGCTCATTGTgatctcatcctgtctgatgatgggAAACAAGTAAATGATAGTGATGTGAGGAAGAATGTCCCAGACAACCCAAAGAGATTTTCTAATTGGGCTTGTGTTTTAGGAAAACAGAGTTGCTCTTCTGGCAGATTTTACTTTGAGGTTCAAGTCAAAGGAAAGACTAAATGGGCCTTAGGAGTGGTCAAagagtcgatcaacaggaagggagTCATCCCACTGAACCCTCATTACAGTTACTGGACTATAATGTTGAGAAATGTAAATGAGTTCAAAGCTTTTGATGTCCTTccagtcagtctctctctgaagtctcggcctcagaaggtgggggtgtttgtggattatgaggagggtctggtctccttttataacgtagatgctgcagctcttatctactcctttactggctgctgcttcactgagaaactcttcccataCTTCTGTCCTGCTCTTAATGATGGTggtaaaaactctgcccctctgatcatctctcctgtcaatcaAGCTGAGTAG
- the LOC141764565 gene encoding E3 ubiquitin-protein ligase TRIM21-like produces the protein MAAASNLQSEDQFLCSICLDVFTDPVTIPCGHNFCKNCINEHWNTSDRCQCPMCKKVFNTRPELHVNTFISEMVVQFRQSAQQKTSSSSSEQQVSRPGEVPCDVCTGTKLKALKSCLVCLASYCETHLEHHLTASRLKKHQLIDPVENLEGRMCTKHDKPLELFCKTDQTCVCMLCLVVDHKMHDVVPLKEVYEGKKAELGKTEAEIQQMIQKRRLKIEEIKHSVDLSEEDADREIAEGVQVFTALKESVERGQANLIDSIKEKQKTTEKQTKAFIKELEQEISELTKRRTEIEQLSRSEYQLHLLQSVQSLKAAPPTKDWTEVSVRPSYERTVGRAVAQLEGTLSKEMKKLVTAELKRIQQYAVDVTLNPDTAHPKLILCDDGKQVNHGDVRKNLPDNPKTFSDCVSVLGKQSFSSGRFYFEVQVKGKTEWDLGVARESINRKGGNTLKPEDGYWTICLRNGNEYKAPAGPSVLLSLKSQPQKVGVFVDYEEGLVSFYDVDAAALIYSFTGCCFTEKLLPYFCPCLNERGKNSAPLIISSVFVN, from the coding sequence ATGGCTGCTGCCAGCAATCTGCAAtctgaagatcagtttctgtgctccatctgtctggatgtgttcactgatccagtcactataccatgtggacacaacttctgcaaaaactgcatcAATGAACACTGGAATACTAGTGACAGGTGCCAGTGTCCCATGTGTAAAAAGGTTTTCAACACAAGACCTGAGCTGCACGTCAACAccttcatctctgagatggtggttcagttcagacagtcagctcaacagaaaaccagcagcagcagctcagagcaacaagtgtccagaccaggagaagttccctgtgacgtctgcactggaaccaaactgaaggccctgaagtcctgcctggtgtgtctggcctcctactgtgagactcacctggagcATCATCTGACAGCTTCACGTCTGAAAAAACATCAGCTGATCgaccctgtggagaacctggaaggcaggatgtgtacgaagcacgataaacctctggagctgttctgtaagaccgaccagacatgtgtctgcatgctctgcCTCGTTGTAGACCACAAGATGCATGATGTTGTTCCTTTGAAAGAAGTatatgaaggaaagaaggccgagctggggaagacagaggctgaaatccagcagatgatccagaagagacgactgaagattgaggagatcaaacactcagtcgacctcagtgaggaagatgcagacagagagatagcagaaggtgttcaggtcttcactgctctgaaggagtctgttgagAGAGGCCAGGCCAATCTCATCGACTcgatcaaagagaagcagaaaacaacagaaaaacagaccaaagctttcatcaaagagctggaacaggaaatctctgagctgacGAAGAGAAGGACTGAGATCGAGCAGCTCTCACGCTCTGAATACCAActccatcttctccagagtgtccagtccctgaaagctgctccacccacCAAGGACTGGACAGAGGTCAGCGTCCGTCCATCATATGAAAGGACTGTGGGGAGAGCTGTGGCTCAGCTGGAGGGGACACTCagtaaagagatgaagaagctggttacagctgagctgaagaggatcCAGCAGTATGCAGTAGATGTGACTCTTAATCCTGATACAGCTCATCCTAAACTCATCCTGTGTGATGATGGGAAACAAGTGAATCATGGTGATGTGAGGAAGAATCTCCCAGATAACCCAAAGACATTTTCTGATTGTGTTAGTGTTTTAggaaagcagagtttctcttcaggcaGATTTTACTTTGAGGTTCAAGTTAAAGGAAAGACTGAATGGGACttaggagtggccagagagtcgatcaacaggaagggagGCAACACACTGAAACCTGAGGATGGTTACTGGACTATATGTTTGAGAAATGGAAATGAGTACAAAGCTCCTGCTGGGCCTTcagtccttctctctctgaagtctcagcctcagaaggtgggggtgtttgtggattatgaggagggtctggtctccttttatgacgtagatgctgcagctcttatctactcctttactggctgctgcttcactgagaaactcctcCCATACTTCTGTCCTTGTCTTAATGAACGTggtaaaaactctgcccctctgatcatctctTCTGTATTTGTAAATTAA
- the LOC141764560 gene encoding E3 ubiquitin-protein ligase TRIM21-like: MAAANYLRSEDQFLCSICLDVFTDPVSIPCGHNFCKNCITEHWNTSDRCQCPMCKEAFTIRPDLRVNTFISEMVVQFRQSAQQKTSSSSSEQQVSKPGEVPCDICTGTKLNALKSCLVCLASYCETHLEPHLTMSGLKRHQLIDPVENLEGRMCTKHDKPLELFCKTDQTCVCMLCLVLDHKMHNVVPLKEEYEGKKAELGKTEAEIQQMIQKRRLKIQEIKHSVDLSEEDADREIAEGVQVFTALKESVERGQANLIDTIKEKQRTTEKQAEAFIKELEQEISELTKRWTEVEQLKRSEDHLHLLQSVQSLKAAPSTKDWTEVSVRPSYEGTVVKAVAQLEETLSKEMKKLVAEPELKRIQKNAVDVTVDPYTAYPDLIVSDDGKQVRLGKVKKNRPNNPERFNDCVCVLGKQSFSSGRFYFEVKVKGKIDWDLGVARESINRKGDISLRPEDGYWTIFLRNVNEYKAFDGPPVSLSLKSRPQKVGVFVDYEEGLVSFYDVGAAALIYSFTGCCFTEKLLPYFSPGVNDGGKKLYPSDHLSCQSKLITYLISCIDFFFIQGNMYTLMTTRQSLHLIFYIAKTLI, encoded by the coding sequence ATGGCTGCTGCAAACTATCTGCGATCTGAAGATCAGTTTCtttgctccatctgtctggatgtgttcactgatccagtcagtataccatgtggacacaacttctgcaaaaactgcatcACTGAACACTGGAATACTAGTGACAGGTGCCAGTGTCCCATGTGTAAAGAGGCTTTTACCATAAGACCTGATTTGAGGGTCAACAccttcatctctgagatggttgttcagttcagacagtcagctcaacagaaaaccagcagcagcagctcagagcaacaagtgtccaaaccaggagaagttccctgtgacatctgcactggaaccaaactgaatgccctgaagtcctgcctggtgtgtctggcctcctactgtgagactcacctggagcctcatctgacaATGTCAGgcctgaaaagacatcagctgatcgaccctgtggagaacctggaaggcaggatgtgtacgaagcacgataaacctctggagctgttctgtaagaccgaccagacatgtgtctgcatgctctgcCTCGTTCTAGACCACAAGATGCATAATGttgttcctctgaaagaagaatatgaaggaaagaaggccgagctggggaagacagaggctgaaattcagcagatgatccagaagagacgactgaagattcaggagatcaaacactcagtcgacctcagtgaggaagatgcagacagagagatagcagaaggtgttcaggtcttcactgctctgaaggagtctgttgagAGAGGCCAGGCCAATCTCATCGACacgatcaaagagaagcagagaacaacagaaaaacaggccgaagctttcatcaaagagctggaacaggaaatctctgagctgacAAAGAGATGGACTGAAGTGGAGCAGCTCAAACGCTCTGAAGaccatctccatcttctccagagtGTCCAGTCCCTGAAAGCTGCTCCATCCACCAAGGACTGGACTGAGGTCAGCGTCCGTCCATCATATGAGGGGACTGTGGTGAAAGCTGtggctcagctggaggagacactcagtaaagagatgaagaagctggTCGCTGAGCCAGAGCTGAAGAGGATCCAGAAGAATGCAGTGGATGTGACAGTTGATCCTTATACAGCTTATCCTGATCTCATCGTGTCTGATGATGGGAAACAAGTACGTCTTGGTAAGGTAAAAAAGAATCGCCCAAACAACCCAGAGAGATTTaatgattgtgtttgtgttttaggaaagcagagtttctcttcaggcaGATTTTACTTTGAGGTTAAAGTTAAAGGAAAGATTGACTGGGACttaggagtggccagagagtcgatcaacaggaagggagaCATCTCACTGAGACCTGAGGATGGTTACTGGACTATATTTTTGAGAAATGTAAATGAGTACAAAGCTTTTGATGGCCCTccagtcagtctctctctgaagtctcggcctcagaaggtgggggtttttgtggattatgaggagggtctggtctccttttatgacgtaggtgctgcagctcttatctactcctttactggctgctgcttcactgagaaactcctcCCATACTTCAGTCCTGGTGTTAATGATGGTGGTAAAAAACTCTAcccctctgatcatctctcctgtcaGAGTAAATTAATAACTTATCTTATttcatgtattgatttttttttcattcaagggaacatgtacacattaatgaCAACACGTCAGAGTTTACATCTTATTTTCTACATAGCCAAAACATTGATTTGA